A stretch of Arachis hypogaea cultivar Tifrunner chromosome 15, arahy.Tifrunner.gnm2.J5K5, whole genome shotgun sequence DNA encodes these proteins:
- the LOC112749902 gene encoding uncharacterized GPI-anchored protein At3g06035: MRLFRFALLLSLTVSSTLFCIHPVQCDHGEEDELFLEINKYRASLNLTTLTKNENANCLANEMADQFKDQPCSNSTGANTVPGTEPQFSNYPQHLRKCHLNVSNTRDGSVMPACVPGLVPSLVLDNFTRSLYSGNLNDSKYTGIGIGSEDDWIVVVLTTNTSEGSFVPGTDDNSSANIISKFQFIYFIVLFLAASFFL, encoded by the exons ATGAGGCTATTCCGCTTCGCTCTGCTTCTCTCCCTCACCGTTTCTTCCACTCTCTTCTGCATTCACCCTGTTCAATGCGACCACG GTGAGGAAGATGAGCTTTTTCTGGAAATCAACAAGTACCGGGCATCATTGAACTTGACAACTCTGACCAAGAATGAAAATGCCAATTGCTTGGCAAATGAAATGGCGGACCAATTTAAGGATCAACCCTGCTCAAATAGCACAGGTGCTAATACAGTACCAGGGACAGAGCCTCAGTTCTCCAACTATCCACAACATCTAAGAAAATGCCACTTAAATGTTTCCAACACAAGGGATGGATCCGTAATGCCTGCTTGTGTGCCTGGCCTAGTCCCCAGTCTTGTCCTCGATAATTTCACTCGATCTCTCTACTCCGGCAATCTCAACGACTCAAAGTATACTGGAATAGGAATTGGCTCCGAAGATGACTGGATTGTTGTTGTACTCACAACTAACACTTCTGAAGGAAGCTTTGTTCCTGGGACAGATGACAACAGTAGTGCCAATATCATTTCTAAATTTCAATTCATTTACTTTATAGTGCTCTTTTTAGCTGCTAGCTTTTTCTTGTGA